From a single Nostoc edaphicum CCNP1411 genomic region:
- the apcB gene encoding allophycocyanin subunit beta, whose amino-acid sequence MRDAVTSLIKNYDLAGRYFDRNAIDSLKSYFDSGTVRVQAAAAINSNAAALVKQAGLKLYEELPELIRPGGNSYTTRRYAACLRDLDYYLRYATYALVAGNTNVLDERVLQGLRETYNSLGVPIGPTVRGIQILKDLIKEQVAAAGVVNTAFVDEPFDHITRELSEIDI is encoded by the coding sequence ATGCGCGATGCGGTAACAAGTTTAATTAAGAATTATGACTTAGCTGGTCGGTATTTTGACCGGAATGCGATCGATAGCCTGAAGTCTTACTTTGACAGTGGTACAGTCCGAGTCCAAGCGGCGGCGGCAATAAATTCTAATGCGGCTGCACTTGTCAAGCAAGCTGGTTTGAAGTTATATGAAGAACTGCCAGAATTGATTCGTCCTGGTGGAAATTCTTATACAACTCGTCGTTATGCAGCCTGTCTGCGGGATTTAGACTACTACTTGCGCTACGCTACCTATGCGTTGGTTGCTGGAAACACAAATGTGTTGGATGAGCGTGTGCTACAAGGGCTGCGAGAAACTTATAATTCTCTAGGAGTGCCTATTGGGCCTACTGTTCGCGGTATCCAGATTCTCAAGGATCTGATTAAGGAGCAAGTAGCAGCAGCAGGTGTGGTTAATACTGCGTTTGTAGATGAACCATTTGATCACATCACACGCGAGTTGAGCGAGATAGATATTTAG
- a CDS encoding XisH family protein yields MPARDIYHAAVIKALIADGWTITNDPLYLAYGGRELYVDIGAERVTIAAERDDQKIAVEIKSFLSPSPVNDLQEAVGQYEVYRSVLKELQPKRQLYLAVPKRVYEGIFSERFGQLILNSIGINLIVFDEQLERIIRWIS; encoded by the coding sequence ATGCCAGCCAGAGACATTTACCACGCCGCAGTCATTAAAGCACTTATAGCAGATGGTTGGACAATAACCAACGATCCCTTATACCTTGCATACGGGGGTAGAGAACTTTACGTAGATATTGGAGCAGAAAGAGTTACCATTGCTGCTGAGAGGGACGATCAAAAAATAGCTGTTGAAATCAAAAGTTTTCTGAGTCCTTCTCCCGTGAATGACCTCCAGGAAGCTGTAGGACAGTATGAAGTTTATCGCAGTGTGCTTAAAGAACTACAACCAAAACGCCAACTTTATTTAGCAGTTCCCAAGCGAGTTTATGAAGGTATATTTTCCGAACGCTTTGGTCAGCTAATTCTTAATAGTATAGGAATAAACCTAATTGTCTTTGACGAGCAACTAGAAAGGATTATCAGATGGATAAGCTAG
- a CDS encoding XisI protein → MDKLAWYREIIRQLIFDYASHKPANGQIDTEAVIDSERDHYEVLHIGWDGVRRVHGSVVHIDIINDKVWIQYDGTSVPVAEALLEAGILREDIVLGFHPAELRQYTDFAVS, encoded by the coding sequence ATGGATAAGCTAGCTTGGTATCGTGAAATTATTCGTCAGTTGATATTTGACTATGCTAGTCACAAGCCTGCTAACGGTCAAATAGACACAGAAGCAGTCATTGACTCGGAGCGGGACCATTACGAAGTGTTACATATCGGTTGGGATGGCGTGCGCCGCGTACATGGTTCGGTGGTACATATAGACATTATTAATGATAAAGTGTGGATTCAATATGATGGTACTTCTGTTCCAGTGGCAGAGGCATTATTAGAAGCAGGTATCTTGCGCGAAGATATTGTTTTGGGTTTTCATCCTGCTGAACTACGGCAATACACGGATTTTGCTGTATCTTAA
- a CDS encoding clan AA aspartic protease, with amino-acid sequence MIIGSVNADYEPIIVLRICGADAKVHEQTAIVDTGFNGWLSLPPDFIAELKLPWKRRGRAILGDGSECVFDVYEAIVVWDEQLLTIPIDEAESDPLVGMSLMEGYRLTVEAIEGGVVKLEKL; translated from the coding sequence ATGATTATTGGAAGTGTGAATGCTGACTACGAGCCAATTATCGTTCTACGTATTTGTGGTGCTGATGCTAAAGTACATGAGCAAACCGCCATTGTTGATACAGGTTTTAACGGTTGGTTATCCTTACCTCCAGATTTCATTGCTGAATTAAAACTACCCTGGAAAAGGCGAGGACGAGCAATTCTGGGAGATGGTAGTGAATGTGTGTTTGATGTGTATGAAGCTATTGTTGTCTGGGATGAGCAATTACTAACCATTCCAATTGATGAAGCTGAGTCAGATCCACTTGTCGGTATGTCACTGATGGAAGGTTACAGATTAACGGTAGAGGCAATCGAAGGCGGTGTTGTAAAACTTGAGAAATTATGA
- a CDS encoding DUF29 family protein, with the protein MEELLTLKDLLVKGDVQGALIIVEELEEMSRNDIIKTIRRYAVILLLHLIKQQAENRTTRSWEVSIRNSVREIQRENKRRKAGGYYLTPEELLETLAEAYLNAIDEASLEVEEGRYEAQELDKLVNREEIINRALALILPGESS; encoded by the coding sequence ATGGAAGAATTATTAACTCTGAAAGACTTGCTTGTTAAGGGCGATGTTCAAGGAGCATTAATTATAGTTGAAGAATTAGAGGAAATGAGCCGAAATGACATAATCAAGACGATTCGTCGCTATGCAGTGATTTTGCTGTTGCATTTGATTAAACAACAAGCTGAAAATCGCACGACTCGCTCTTGGGAAGTCTCAATTCGGAATTCAGTTCGAGAAATTCAGAGGGAAAATAAGCGGCGTAAAGCTGGAGGCTACTATCTCACGCCAGAAGAATTGTTAGAAACCTTAGCAGAAGCCTATTTAAACGCCATTGATGAAGCTTCCCTAGAAGTAGAAGAAGGTCGTTATGAAGCCCAAGAATTAGACAAGCTGGTTAACCGAGAAGAAATTATCAATCGTGCTTTGGCTTTAATCTTACCAGGAGAATCTAGTTAA
- a CDS encoding TlyA family RNA methyltransferase, producing MAKQRLDTLLVELNLCSSRALAQRLIQAGEVTVNQQLVDKPGTEVDIAAQINIKERSPFVSRGGEKLSKALSVFAIPVGERICLDGGISTGGFTDCLLQAGAKQVYGIDVGYGQVDWRLRNDPRVILRERTNLRQLRPDELYREHDSVPDLAVVDVSFISLTKILPALWQLTQANREAVLLVKPQFEVGRSRVGKKGVVRDPNDQADAIFQVLQAAHELGWKYKGLTWSPITGPAGNIEYLLWLGMESETPPPDLEAIRQITQSATTDLRKS from the coding sequence TTGGCTAAACAGCGACTCGATACACTATTAGTAGAGCTAAATTTATGTTCTTCTCGCGCCTTAGCACAACGGCTAATTCAGGCGGGGGAAGTTACTGTTAATCAGCAGTTAGTTGATAAACCTGGTACTGAAGTTGATATTGCAGCTCAAATCAATATTAAAGAGCGATCGCCTTTTGTTTCTAGAGGCGGTGAAAAACTCTCTAAAGCTTTGTCAGTATTTGCCATTCCCGTAGGAGAGCGTATTTGTTTAGATGGTGGGATTTCTACTGGTGGTTTTACTGATTGTCTCTTACAAGCTGGAGCAAAACAAGTTTACGGTATTGATGTCGGTTACGGGCAAGTTGACTGGCGGTTACGAAATGATCCGCGGGTGATTTTGCGGGAACGCACCAATTTACGGCAACTACGACCGGATGAGTTATATAGAGAACATGACTCGGTTCCTGATTTGGCGGTGGTGGATGTATCGTTTATTTCTTTAACTAAGATTCTGCCTGCTTTGTGGCAACTAACTCAAGCTAACCGAGAAGCTGTATTGTTAGTCAAGCCACAATTTGAAGTCGGCAGATCCCGTGTGGGTAAAAAAGGCGTTGTGCGCGATCCAAATGACCAAGCTGATGCAATTTTCCAGGTGTTGCAAGCAGCCCACGAATTAGGATGGAAATACAAAGGCTTAACTTGGTCGCCGATCACTGGCCCGGCTGGGAATATCGAATATCTTTTGTGGTTGGGAATGGAAAGTGAAACACCACCACCTGATTTAGAGGCAATTAGGCAAATAACGCAATCAGCAACAACTGATTTACGGAAAAGTTAA
- a CDS encoding Calvin cycle protein CP12, producing the protein MTTTLNSFQTAGATNLEEAITEAITEARTTCELDGSDSAGCAVAWDIVEELQAEKADQQQAKSKKTSLENYCDRHPASVECLIYDV; encoded by the coding sequence ATGACAACTACCCTAAACTCATTTCAAACTGCTGGGGCAACAAATCTTGAAGAAGCGATTACTGAAGCCATTACCGAAGCCCGGACAACTTGTGAACTAGATGGTAGTGATTCTGCTGGTTGTGCCGTAGCCTGGGACATTGTGGAAGAATTACAAGCTGAAAAAGCCGATCAACAGCAAGCAAAATCAAAGAAAACCTCTTTAGAAAATTACTGCGATCGCCATCCAGCTTCCGTAGAGTGCCTAATCTACGACGTTTAA
- a CDS encoding GTP-binding protein: MSIYRNLQETHLNRARASLRQALSWYGYLRKSGQLSSNPELVGLVKPELETLNATLNKLDSNVIRIAVFGLVSRGKSAVLNALLGDKILQTGPLNGVTQWPRSVRWQPGGKVLVELIDTPGLDEIEGESRADMAREVVHQADLILFVVSGDITRTEYQALLELRKSQKPLILVFNKIDLYPDTDQGAIYQNLQQLGAGNPQAKPLLPDEIVMVAAEPAAMEVRVEWPDGRVSYEWETPPPQVEELKETILNILNREGRSLLALNALIQARDAEAAIAQKTIDLREQEAEEIIWQFTKYKALAVALNPIAFLDILGGTVADLALIRALARLYGLPMTSYEAGKILKTILFSSGGLLLGELGSSFLLGLGKSTAAITSGDNPTNITAFAGSAIAQAGIAGYGAYSVGKAAQVYLEKGCTWGQLGASSVIQEILSQVDQNTILYRLRQELGIKY, from the coding sequence ATGTCGATTTATCGTAATCTGCAAGAAACTCACTTAAATCGTGCCCGCGCCAGTCTTAGACAAGCGCTGTCTTGGTATGGATATCTTCGTAAGTCAGGACAGTTATCATCTAACCCAGAATTGGTAGGTTTGGTGAAACCAGAATTGGAAACTTTGAACGCCACACTCAACAAACTGGATTCTAACGTCATTAGAATTGCCGTCTTTGGTTTGGTGAGTCGGGGAAAGTCAGCAGTTTTAAATGCTTTGTTGGGAGACAAGATTCTCCAAACTGGGCCCCTAAACGGTGTCACTCAATGGCCGCGTTCTGTCCGCTGGCAGCCCGGTGGCAAGGTACTAGTAGAGTTAATTGATACCCCTGGCTTAGACGAAATTGAGGGTGAGTCACGGGCGGATATGGCACGTGAAGTAGTACATCAGGCGGATTTGATTTTGTTTGTTGTGTCTGGTGATATCACGCGCACTGAGTATCAAGCACTGCTGGAATTGCGTAAATCACAAAAACCCTTGATTTTAGTGTTTAACAAAATAGACCTTTATCCAGACACAGATCAGGGAGCGATTTACCAAAATTTGCAACAACTGGGTGCGGGGAATCCTCAAGCGAAGCCTCTACTACCTGATGAAATTGTGATGGTGGCGGCGGAACCAGCAGCAATGGAAGTTCGGGTTGAGTGGCCTGATGGGCGTGTCAGTTATGAATGGGAGACACCACCACCGCAAGTAGAGGAACTCAAAGAGACAATTCTGAATATTCTGAATCGGGAAGGGCGATCGCTTCTCGCGTTGAATGCACTCATCCAAGCACGGGATGCAGAAGCCGCGATCGCTCAAAAAACCATCGACTTACGCGAACAAGAAGCTGAAGAAATCATTTGGCAATTTACCAAATATAAAGCTTTGGCAGTTGCGTTAAATCCCATCGCCTTCTTAGACATCCTTGGCGGAACTGTTGCCGATTTAGCTTTAATTCGCGCTCTAGCTAGATTGTATGGTTTGCCAATGACGAGCTATGAAGCTGGGAAAATTTTAAAAACGATTTTATTTAGTTCTGGTGGCTTGCTACTGGGGGAACTAGGTAGTAGTTTTCTTTTAGGTTTAGGTAAAAGTACTGCTGCAATCACCAGTGGTGACAATCCCACCAATATTACTGCTTTTGCTGGTAGTGCGATCGCTCAAGCTGGTATTGCCGGTTATGGCGCATATTCCGTTGGCAAAGCCGCTCAGGTGTACCTCGAAAAAGGCTGCACTTGGGGACAGTTAGGCGCTAGCAGCGTCATTCAAGAAATTCTCTCTCAAGTTGACCAAAATACAATTCTGTATCGCTTGCGACAAGAGTTAGGCATAAAATATTGA
- a CDS encoding PDDEXK nuclease domain-containing protein, which produces MPRDDKSEVSRRDSSDIIGYEEFLTELKTRISSAQLRAAVAVNKELVLLYWQIGRDILNRQQQQGWGAKVITRLAADLQKAFPEMKGFSLRNLKYMRAFAEAYPDEQLVQEVLALISWYHNLALLEKLKSPEERLWYVQQTIQHGWSRNVLVHQIESKLYHRQGKATTNFNRTLPQPQSELAQQLLKDPYTFDFLNLREDFLERDLERALINHIRDFLLELGVGFGYLGSQYHLEVGGEDFYIDLLFYHARLHCYIVIDLKIEEFKPEYSGKMNFYVSAVDDLLRQPDDQPTIGMILCKSKNKVIAEYSLRDMHKPIGVSVYQLKDTLPEPLQGNLPTIEQLEAELETVSIIEKINGLSGSDGKMEVTYYPLDEAYQRLRLQTKKTEFSPEEIGNEVAKIQSEINANTTKDSDLI; this is translated from the coding sequence ATGCCTAGAGATGATAAATCCGAAGTTTCACGAAGGGACTCATCTGATATTATCGGTTATGAAGAGTTTTTAACTGAACTAAAAACACGAATTTCTAGCGCTCAATTACGGGCAGCAGTTGCAGTCAATAAAGAATTAGTATTACTCTACTGGCAAATTGGGCGAGATATTCTAAATCGCCAACAGCAACAGGGTTGGGGCGCAAAAGTGATCACTCGTCTGGCGGCTGACTTGCAGAAAGCTTTTCCAGAGATGAAGGGTTTTTCGCTTCGCAACCTCAAGTATATGCGGGCATTTGCCGAAGCTTATCCAGATGAGCAATTAGTGCAAGAGGTGCTTGCACTAATTAGTTGGTATCATAACCTTGCTTTGTTGGAAAAGCTCAAATCCCCAGAGGAACGTCTTTGGTACGTACAACAAACTATCCAGCATGGATGGAGTCGGAATGTTTTAGTCCACCAGATTGAGAGTAAGTTGTATCACCGTCAGGGTAAAGCAACCACCAACTTTAACCGCACTCTCCCTCAACCACAATCAGAATTAGCACAGCAATTGTTGAAAGATCCCTACACTTTTGATTTTCTCAATTTAAGGGAAGATTTTCTAGAGCGCGATTTGGAACGTGCTTTAATCAACCATATCCGCGATTTTTTACTAGAGTTAGGGGTTGGTTTTGGTTATTTAGGTAGTCAATACCATCTTGAAGTTGGTGGTGAAGACTTTTATATTGATTTGTTGTTTTACCACGCGCGTTTACACTGCTATATAGTGATTGACCTGAAAATTGAAGAGTTCAAACCAGAGTATTCTGGTAAGATGAATTTCTATGTTAGTGCGGTAGATGATTTATTGAGGCAACCAGATGATCAGCCTACAATTGGGATGATTTTGTGCAAAAGCAAAAATAAGGTAATTGCTGAATACTCTCTCCGCGATATGCATAAGCCGATTGGTGTTTCTGTGTATCAGCTAAAAGATACTTTGCCGGAACCGTTGCAAGGAAATTTACCAACAATTGAGCAGTTAGAAGCTGAGTTGGAAACGGTGTCAATTATTGAGAAAATCAATGGACTTAGTGGTTCAGATGGAAAAATGGAAGTAACGTATTATCCACTAGATGAAGCATATCAAAGGCTTAGACTACAGACAAAAAAAACCGAGTTTTCACCCGAAGAAATAGGAAACGAAGTTGCAAAAATCCAGAGCGAAATAAACGCTAATACAACTAAAGATTCTGATTTAATTTAG
- a CDS encoding prolyl oligopeptidase family serine peptidase produces MPSIQQQVTSSDSYNYLLFLPDGLRSKGGDIYDGLRLRNETQQPLLPTILFLHGAGERGSDLDNVKKQGVTQIVEKQPDFPFIVISPQCPRGEYWNVERLSILLDEVISSYPVDPDRVYLTGLSMGGYGTWHLAAAQPERFAAIAPICGGGNPQAARKLKNLPVWAFHGAKDNVVPLSESEIMVSALKARNGNVKFTVYPEANHDSWTQTYNNPELYDWFLQHPRQQAVG; encoded by the coding sequence ATGCCCTCAATACAACAGCAAGTTACTTCCAGCGACAGCTACAACTACCTGCTATTCTTACCTGATGGGCTACGCTCCAAGGGAGGCGATATCTACGACGGGCTACGCCTACGCAACGAAACACAACAGCCACTTTTACCAACAATTCTATTTTTACATGGTGCAGGTGAGCGAGGTTCTGACTTAGATAACGTGAAAAAGCAAGGCGTTACCCAGATTGTCGAGAAGCAACCGGATTTTCCCTTTATTGTCATTTCTCCCCAATGTCCGCGTGGTGAATATTGGAATGTAGAAAGATTGAGCATCCTTTTAGATGAGGTTATCTCATCCTATCCTGTTGATCCAGATCGGGTTTACCTGACCGGCTTAAGCATGGGTGGTTATGGAACATGGCATTTAGCAGCAGCGCAGCCCGAAAGATTTGCTGCGATCGCGCCCATCTGTGGCGGTGGTAACCCACAAGCAGCACGGAAGTTGAAAAATCTTCCCGTGTGGGCATTTCACGGAGCTAAGGATAATGTCGTCCCCTTAAGCGAGTCGGAAATCATGGTTTCTGCACTAAAAGCCCGGAATGGGAATGTAAAATTTACAGTTTACCCAGAAGCCAATCATGACTCGTGGACGCAGACATATAACAATCCAGAACTTTATGACTGGTTTTTACAGCATCCACGGCAGCAGGCTGTAGGTTAA
- a CDS encoding HAD family hydrolase produces the protein MTTSSPKILALDFDGVICDGLIEYFEVAWRTYCEIWSPTNDTPADDLALRFYRLRPVIETGWEMPVLIKALVDGIPDEKILHEWVTIAPQLLLNDKLQAREIATQLDNQRDKWITTDLDGWLSLHRFYPAVVEKIKLTIDSGVKLYIVTTKEGRFVQQLLQQEGVNLPPAAIFGKEVKRPKYEILRELIQSAGEKPLNLWFVEDRLKTLQLVQQQADLEDVKLFLADWGYNTQAEREAAQNDPRIKLLSLSQFAKDFSAWL, from the coding sequence ATGACCACAAGTAGTCCCAAAATTTTAGCCCTGGACTTTGATGGAGTGATTTGCGACGGATTAATTGAATATTTTGAGGTAGCATGGCGTACCTACTGTGAAATTTGGTCTCCTACTAACGACACACCAGCAGATGATTTAGCTTTGAGATTCTACCGTCTAAGACCTGTTATTGAAACGGGTTGGGAAATGCCCGTTTTAATTAAAGCCTTGGTAGATGGAATTCCTGATGAAAAGATTCTTCATGAATGGGTAACCATTGCCCCACAACTTTTATTAAATGACAAGCTACAAGCAAGAGAAATTGCCACACAACTAGATAATCAGCGAGATAAATGGATTACTACAGATTTAGATGGGTGGCTGAGTCTGCATAGATTTTATCCGGCTGTAGTAGAAAAAATTAAATTAACTATTGACAGTGGAGTTAAGCTATACATTGTGACAACTAAAGAAGGGCGTTTTGTCCAGCAATTGTTGCAACAAGAAGGGGTGAATTTACCACCAGCAGCAATTTTTGGGAAAGAAGTCAAGCGTCCCAAATATGAAATTTTGCGAGAATTAATCCAGTCAGCAGGAGAAAAGCCACTGAACCTCTGGTTTGTAGAAGATAGACTCAAGACGTTACAGTTAGTTCAACAGCAAGCAGACCTTGAGGATGTGAAACTTTTTCTTGCAGACTGGGGCTATAATACCCAAGCAGAACGCGAAGCTGCACAAAATGATCCGCGAATTAAGTTGTTATCACTTTCTCAGTTTGCCAAAGATTTCTCTGCTTGGCTTTAA
- a CDS encoding DNA double-strand break repair nuclease NurA: protein MLDLTKLARQMQGLSQHLTLEAAASRQRLELAQQHLKNAYESQQDLIDRQEKWRDRILFANATPIEPLETCIDIPVPPKIHTVIATDGSQIAPNHHEIAYCYLLNIGRVVLHYGQNRHPLLDSLPEVFYRPEDLYMSRQWGIRTEEWMSFRRTASETTVLAELACGAAQGETPALAMVDGSLIYWFLEQLPMDARDRILPPILEAWQQMRDAKIPLMGYLSASRSIETMNFLRLLACPHPVPDCKSHCPNQLEKVPCKIFEQLRDTSVWATRLKPGQRSTLWRSNSPILELYGDQTIYFCYVHVGTEIARIEVPAWVAQNATMLDQALGLMLAQVQKGYGYPVAIAEAHNQAVVKGGDRARFFALLEQQMIKAGLKNVGTSYKEARKRGSIA from the coding sequence ATGCTTGATCTAACAAAACTAGCGCGACAAATGCAGGGTTTAAGTCAGCATCTAACATTAGAAGCTGCTGCTAGTCGCCAGCGTTTAGAGTTGGCCCAACAACATTTAAAAAATGCTTACGAGTCTCAACAAGATTTAATCGATCGCCAGGAAAAATGGCGCGATCGCATTCTCTTCGCTAATGCTACCCCAATTGAACCGCTAGAAACCTGCATCGATATCCCAGTTCCTCCAAAAATCCATACTGTCATTGCTACCGATGGTTCCCAAATTGCCCCTAATCATCACGAAATTGCTTACTGTTATCTCCTAAATATCGGCAGAGTTGTCTTGCATTACGGACAAAATCGCCATCCGCTACTCGATAGTTTGCCAGAAGTATTTTACCGCCCAGAAGATTTATATATGTCTCGGCAGTGGGGAATTAGAACTGAGGAATGGATGAGTTTTCGCCGCACTGCTTCAGAAACAACGGTGTTAGCAGAACTTGCATGTGGTGCAGCGCAAGGGGAAACTCCAGCGCTGGCGATGGTAGATGGTTCGCTAATTTACTGGTTTTTAGAACAGTTGCCGATGGATGCACGCGATCGCATTTTACCCCCGATCCTGGAAGCTTGGCAGCAGATGCGTGATGCTAAAATTCCGTTGATGGGTTATCTTAGCGCCTCTCGCAGCATCGAAACAATGAACTTTTTACGGTTATTAGCTTGTCCCCATCCAGTGCCAGATTGTAAAAGTCATTGCCCAAATCAGCTAGAAAAAGTACCTTGTAAAATTTTTGAACAGTTGCGAGATACTTCAGTTTGGGCAACCCGACTCAAACCAGGACAACGCAGTACTCTGTGGCGGAGCAATTCCCCCATTCTCGAACTCTACGGCGATCAAACCATTTACTTTTGCTACGTCCACGTTGGTACAGAAATCGCCCGAATCGAAGTTCCGGCATGGGTAGCCCAGAATGCAACCATGTTAGACCAAGCACTGGGACTGATGTTAGCACAAGTTCAAAAAGGATATGGCTATCCTGTAGCGATCGCTGAAGCTCATAATCAAGCAGTGGTAAAAGGTGGCGACAGAGCGCGTTTCTTTGCCCTTCTCGAACAACAAATGATTAAAGCTGGTTTAAAAAATGTGGGAACTTCTTACAAAGAAGCCAGAAAGCGCGGGAGTATTGCGTGA